A window of the Nocardia sp. NBC_01329 genome harbors these coding sequences:
- a CDS encoding amidase family protein, whose protein sequence is MTGVAADPEIDTSVWRVTGSPLVDSTAAGPLSGRTVAVKDLFAVAGFAVGAGVPAYEREQVPAPRHAHAVARLLSAGARIGGIARTDEFAYSLTGGNGAFGMPVNPAAPARIPGGSTSGPAVAVARGEADIGLGTDTAGSIRVPAAYQGLWGIRTTHGRVDTSGLLPLAQSFDTVGWIARDGATLADIAECVLDADTAAPAGYAIDRAVCAYADPEIAAAVGAIADSLGAVPVELCPTESWLAAFRVVQAFEAWANHGEWVATHPGVLDPDVAERFAFAASVTVAQAGAAREVLAGAAESLRSVVGDRVLLLPTVATPPPPRSGGRQVWEQARARTLRLTCPASIAGLPAVTVPLRSRDGMPVGLCLLGAPGSDRSLIRLALSSVAVPAAGSLHSEDRP, encoded by the coding sequence ATGACCGGGGTCGCCGCGGATCCCGAAATCGACACCAGCGTCTGGCGAGTGACCGGGTCGCCGCTGGTGGACTCGACCGCGGCGGGCCCGCTGTCCGGGCGGACCGTGGCGGTGAAGGACTTGTTCGCGGTGGCCGGATTCGCCGTGGGCGCCGGTGTGCCGGCCTACGAGCGGGAGCAGGTACCGGCGCCCCGCCACGCGCACGCGGTGGCGCGGCTGCTGTCGGCGGGCGCGCGGATCGGCGGTATCGCCCGGACCGACGAATTCGCCTACAGCCTGACCGGCGGCAACGGCGCGTTCGGAATGCCGGTGAATCCGGCGGCGCCCGCGCGAATTCCGGGTGGTTCCACGAGCGGACCGGCGGTCGCGGTGGCCCGCGGAGAAGCCGATATCGGTCTGGGGACCGATACCGCGGGGTCTATCCGAGTACCGGCGGCCTACCAGGGGTTGTGGGGGATACGGACCACACACGGCCGGGTCGATACTTCGGGTCTGCTGCCGCTGGCGCAGTCCTTCGACACCGTGGGTTGGATCGCGCGGGACGGCGCGACGCTGGCGGATATCGCGGAGTGCGTACTGGATGCCGACACCGCGGCCCCGGCCGGTTACGCGATCGACCGGGCGGTTTGCGCCTACGCCGACCCCGAGATCGCGGCCGCCGTCGGCGCGATAGCCGATTCACTCGGTGCCGTGCCGGTCGAACTGTGTCCCACCGAGAGCTGGCTCGCGGCCTTCCGCGTGGTCCAGGCGTTCGAGGCCTGGGCGAATCACGGGGAATGGGTCGCGACCCATCCGGGCGTGCTGGACCCCGATGTGGCCGAACGCTTCGCCTTCGCGGCGTCGGTCACCGTCGCGCAGGCGGGCGCCGCACGCGAGGTCCTGGCCGGCGCGGCGGAAAGTCTGCGGTCCGTGGTCGGCGACCGGGTGCTACTGCTGCCGACTGTCGCGACTCCACCGCCGCCGCGCTCAGGTGGCCGGCAGGTATGGGAGCAGGCCCGCGCCCGCACCTTGCGGCTGACCTGCCCGGCATCCATAGCCGGGCTGCCGGCGGTGACAGTGCCGCTGCGATCCCGCGACGGTATGCCGGTCGGCTTGTGCCTGCTGGGCGCACCCGGCTCCGACCGTTCCCTGATCCGCCTCGCGCTCAGCAGTGTCGCTGTACCGGCCGCGGGATCGCTCCACAGTGAGGACCGACCATGA
- a CDS encoding acetamidase/formamidase family protein: protein MTTLVSQEEAAPAFPVLQQGTGIDPGTAYVPAEPDRVLWGRLPCRTDTAVATVAPGSTVVVDTVSHEGILEDQGSDPLRYFGNHGIARDEVLADTVAVAARRTRESGAGPHIVTGPIAVAGARPGDLLAVRIDALTMRAPYGVVSTRHGRGVLGGRPGFDGDYGQFCRVVPGDDRWFATMPLDASGHAGHATFPLAPFLGIIGVATDTGTRVNSVPPGPHGGNIDVKLLTAGATLFLPVQVPEALLYIGDPHFAQGDGEVALTALEAPLRARLTLDLIPAAEIAGGFGGRIGPFAAAHGLLIPTGLHADLNTALELCVTHAVDLVSGLFEADPRQAYLYLSAAADFTISQAVDQVRGVHAAVRSSDFGRAADTAFARRVLERLR, encoded by the coding sequence GTGACGACGCTGGTATCGCAGGAAGAGGCCGCCCCGGCCTTCCCGGTCCTGCAGCAGGGCACAGGAATCGACCCGGGCACGGCGTACGTGCCGGCCGAACCCGACCGGGTTCTCTGGGGCCGGTTGCCCTGCCGGACCGATACCGCCGTCGCCACGGTCGCACCGGGATCCACCGTTGTGGTCGACACCGTCAGCCACGAGGGCATCCTCGAGGATCAAGGATCGGATCCGCTGCGGTACTTCGGGAACCACGGGATAGCCCGCGACGAGGTACTCGCCGACACCGTGGCGGTGGCCGCTCGGCGGACCCGCGAATCCGGGGCCGGCCCGCATATCGTGACCGGGCCGATCGCGGTCGCCGGTGCGCGACCGGGTGATCTGCTCGCCGTACGGATCGACGCACTGACCATGCGCGCGCCCTACGGTGTGGTCTCGACCCGGCACGGGCGCGGGGTACTCGGCGGCCGGCCCGGCTTCGACGGTGACTACGGACAGTTCTGCCGGGTCGTTCCCGGTGACGACCGCTGGTTCGCCACGATGCCGCTCGACGCGTCCGGGCACGCCGGGCACGCGACCTTTCCGCTGGCACCCTTCCTGGGCATCATCGGGGTGGCCACCGATACCGGGACCCGGGTGAACTCCGTGCCACCGGGGCCGCACGGCGGCAATATCGACGTCAAACTCCTCACTGCGGGAGCCACCCTGTTCCTGCCGGTCCAGGTACCGGAAGCCCTGCTCTACATCGGTGATCCGCATTTCGCGCAGGGTGACGGCGAGGTCGCGCTGACCGCGCTCGAAGCACCGTTACGGGCGCGGCTGACCCTGGACCTGATCCCGGCGGCCGAGATCGCCGGTGGATTCGGCGGCCGGATCGGGCCGTTCGCCGCGGCGCACGGACTGCTGATCCCGACCGGGTTGCACGCAGACTTGAACACCGCCTTGGAGCTGTGTGTGACGCATGCGGTGGATCTGGTGAGCGGGCTGTTCGAAGCGGACCCCCGGCAGGCATACCTGTATCTCAGCGCCGCGGCCGATTTCACGATCTCGCAGGCGGTCGATCAGGTGCGCGGGGTACACGCCGCGGTGCGCAGCTCCGATTTCGGCCGGGCCGCCGATACCGCCTTCGCGCGCCGGGTGCTGGAGCGGTTGCGATGA
- a CDS encoding FadR/GntR family transcriptional regulator: MTFASIPPMRRRSRSVSAEVAAHLEKLIISGELRAGDRLPPERELAANMNISRSSLREAMFELESKKLVERRQGRGSTVADISPGASQLHGNLADLDIELGYATELRDLVEPRIAELAALRAVDSNLLSLDEVLARSHETLPAEESMRLDLEFHTLLAHAAQNPLLVTLCTMTNEWTRRTRVLSHRTALGRRISIQGHESIYRAVSEHDGPAAATAMEQHLREVRQISTPNS, from the coding sequence ATGACCTTTGCATCGATCCCCCCGATGCGCCGCCGGTCGCGCAGTGTCAGCGCCGAGGTGGCCGCGCACCTGGAGAAGCTGATCATCAGCGGCGAGCTGCGGGCCGGGGATCGGCTCCCACCGGAACGCGAGCTCGCCGCGAACATGAACATCTCACGATCGTCGTTGCGCGAGGCCATGTTCGAGCTGGAGTCCAAGAAGCTGGTGGAGCGGCGACAGGGCCGGGGCAGCACCGTCGCCGATATCTCACCGGGGGCGTCGCAGCTGCACGGAAACCTCGCCGATCTCGATATCGAGCTCGGCTACGCCACCGAGCTGCGGGATCTGGTCGAGCCACGGATCGCCGAACTGGCCGCGCTGCGTGCCGTGGATTCCAATCTGCTCTCCCTCGACGAGGTGCTCGCCCGCTCACACGAGACCCTGCCGGCCGAGGAGTCGATGCGTCTCGATCTCGAGTTCCACACCCTGCTGGCGCACGCGGCGCAGAACCCGCTGCTGGTCACCCTGTGCACGATGACCAACGAATGGACGCGACGCACCCGGGTGCTCTCCCACCGCACCGCGCTGGGCCGCCGGATCTCCATCCAGGGCCACGAGTCGATCTACCGGGCGGTGTCCGAGCACGACGGGCCCGCGGCGGCGACCGCGATGGAGCAGCATCTGCGTGAGGTCCGCCAGATCAGCACACCGAACAGCTGA
- a CDS encoding acyl-CoA synthetase — translation MYPGAHVDELADKPAIIVAETGEKLTYRELEDNSVRLARHLHSAGLSKGDHIALLSGNDPKVYEAYWAALRSGLYITAVNRHLSPSEISYIVDDCGAKALIVSAELREAAETIVEQTPEVEIRLAFGGPVEGYECYEDALAAQPPQPLPDQPRGADMLYSSGTTGRPKGIEQPLSDQQVDDPPGDPYTAVFGPLYGFDTESVYLSPAPLYHAAPLRFGGVVQALGGTLVVMERFDAEQALAAIERYRVTHSQWVPTMFVRMLKLDEATRTRYDISSLKVAVHAAAPCAVEVKRAMIEWWGPVLFEYYASTEANGATFIDSEQWLRKPGSVGPAGMGTIRICGEDGTELPTGDIGTIYFEREEMPFAYHNDPAKTQQAIHPDHPTWTTTGDIGYIDADGFLFLTDRKAFMIISGGVNIYPQEIEDALALHPLVLDVAVIGIPDEEMGESVKAVIQPAPDVAPGPDLAAELREYLRARIAHYKVPRTFDFADELPRTPTGKLVKGKLS, via the coding sequence ATGTATCCCGGCGCGCATGTCGATGAACTCGCCGATAAACCAGCCATTATCGTCGCCGAGACCGGCGAGAAGCTGACCTATCGGGAGCTGGAGGACAACTCGGTCCGGCTCGCCCGGCATCTGCACTCCGCCGGATTGAGCAAAGGCGACCACATCGCGTTGCTCTCCGGTAACGACCCGAAGGTCTATGAGGCCTACTGGGCAGCTCTGCGATCCGGGCTTTACATCACGGCGGTCAACCGGCATCTGTCCCCGTCCGAGATCAGCTATATCGTCGACGATTGCGGCGCGAAGGCGCTGATCGTCTCGGCCGAGCTGCGCGAGGCCGCCGAGACGATCGTCGAGCAGACTCCCGAAGTGGAGATCCGGCTGGCTTTCGGCGGCCCGGTCGAAGGCTACGAGTGTTACGAGGACGCACTGGCGGCGCAACCCCCGCAACCACTGCCGGACCAGCCACGCGGTGCCGACATGCTCTACTCCTCCGGTACCACCGGGCGTCCCAAGGGCATCGAACAGCCGCTGTCGGACCAGCAGGTCGACGATCCGCCCGGCGACCCCTATACCGCTGTCTTCGGCCCGCTCTACGGTTTCGACACCGAATCGGTCTACCTGTCCCCTGCCCCGCTCTACCACGCCGCACCGCTGCGTTTCGGCGGCGTCGTCCAAGCTCTCGGTGGCACTCTCGTCGTGATGGAGCGGTTCGATGCCGAGCAGGCCCTGGCCGCGATCGAGCGCTACCGGGTCACCCACAGCCAGTGGGTTCCCACCATGTTCGTCCGGATGCTGAAACTCGACGAGGCCACGCGCACCCGCTACGACATCTCCAGCCTGAAGGTCGCCGTGCACGCGGCCGCGCCCTGCGCCGTCGAGGTGAAACGGGCGATGATCGAGTGGTGGGGCCCGGTGCTGTTCGAGTACTACGCCTCGACCGAGGCCAACGGCGCCACCTTCATCGACAGTGAGCAGTGGCTGCGCAAACCGGGCTCGGTGGGTCCGGCGGGGATGGGCACGATCCGAATCTGCGGAGAGGACGGCACGGAACTGCCGACCGGCGATATCGGCACGATCTATTTCGAACGCGAGGAAATGCCCTTCGCCTACCACAACGACCCGGCGAAAACGCAGCAGGCGATCCATCCGGACCACCCGACCTGGACGACGACCGGCGATATCGGCTACATCGACGCCGACGGTTTCCTGTTCCTCACCGACCGCAAAGCATTCATGATCATTTCCGGCGGGGTGAACATCTACCCGCAGGAGATCGAGGACGCGCTCGCCCTGCATCCGCTGGTACTCGATGTCGCGGTGATCGGTATTCCCGACGAGGAGATGGGCGAATCGGTGAAAGCCGTGATCCAACCGGCCCCGGACGTGGCACCCGGCCCGGACCTGGCCGCGGAGTTGCGCGAGTATCTGCGCGCGCGGATCGCCCACTACAAGGTGCCGCGCACTTTCGACTTCGCCGACGAGCTGCCCCGCACCCCGACGGGCAAACTGGTCAAGGGCAAGCTGAGTTGA
- a CDS encoding sensor histidine kinase, with amino-acid sequence MSKRLPLPGFIRRFRSRPSRTRGRVGIRTRLLAIVLITSVALLAIGVGAAAYLVNSGRKAQEWADLASSTTTPAILMVQGLQEERRLSLLDLAGDPGAAAALLDARKRSDIALAEVSAKGEAAQRLDPDGSAGQIEGYRKLFEAVPNLRAAIDARAIPREDAFGFFSSVIDTIIGASVLAARVAPDAGVGTALSYGVEPLRAAEALSKADTSGAVALTLGELSDVQLLEFNRQVGEFRGEVAYSATVLKGPRLAQLQALTSSPAWHQLIAVQDAVMLHGPIPAGDSESADSTNEDVGSRTGSGYDATDESTDSDLPALPLTIADWQRASGEVVAGLLKLWEGQSADAHAIGRAQGTDTANRSLAGGAAVLLITGLAFLAALLLANRFIGRMRHLRDDTLELADQRLPDIMQRLDRGEKVDSAAEVARLDFGTDELGEVADAFNRAQVAAVSAAVAEARTRAGFHTVFLNIAHRNQLAVHRQLALLDKAERQEENADQLELLFQLDHLATRARRHAENLIVLGGEQSGRRWRNPVPLWELIRGAVAESLDYTRIHTGRVPDVLIAGKAVADLIHLLAELMDNATAFSPPESQVEVSATVVGKGVAVEVADQGLGMTEEEVAARNSLLAEPPDFGVAALTGDTRLGLFVVATLAARHNVTVRLTDSVYGGIKAIAVIPTALIESGGPERSARPALEPTAAPASVSPGASAGHNAEPAPRISAGAHPTSVISTPRPDEGHRPALPRRQRRSAEADTGVIPIVELPPSRTPEQARNLMSAIEGGTRSGRRSGNGSPTTDRTREEGTDDDSSAH; translated from the coding sequence GTGTCCAAGCGGCTGCCACTCCCCGGATTCATCCGGAGATTCCGTTCCAGACCGAGTCGAACACGCGGCCGCGTCGGTATTCGGACACGCCTGCTCGCCATCGTTCTCATCACCAGCGTCGCCCTGCTGGCGATCGGGGTCGGCGCGGCGGCGTATCTGGTGAATTCCGGTCGCAAGGCCCAGGAGTGGGCCGATCTGGCCAGTAGTACCACCACCCCCGCCATTCTGATGGTGCAGGGCCTCCAAGAGGAACGACGCCTGTCGCTACTGGATCTGGCGGGTGACCCCGGCGCGGCGGCCGCCCTGCTGGACGCGCGAAAACGCTCCGATATCGCCCTCGCTGAGGTCAGTGCCAAAGGTGAAGCCGCCCAGCGGCTCGACCCCGACGGCTCGGCCGGCCAGATCGAGGGTTACCGCAAACTTTTCGAAGCCGTGCCGAATCTGCGCGCGGCCATCGACGCCCGCGCGATCCCGCGCGAGGACGCGTTCGGATTCTTCAGTTCGGTCATCGACACCATCATCGGGGCGTCGGTTCTGGCGGCCCGGGTCGCGCCCGACGCCGGTGTCGGGACCGCGCTCAGCTACGGCGTCGAACCGCTGCGGGCCGCCGAAGCACTGTCCAAGGCCGACACCTCAGGTGCTGTCGCGCTGACCCTCGGTGAGCTGAGCGATGTGCAGCTGCTCGAATTCAACCGGCAGGTCGGCGAATTCCGCGGCGAAGTGGCGTATTCGGCGACAGTGCTGAAAGGCCCTCGCCTCGCCCAGTTGCAGGCTCTCACCTCCTCTCCCGCCTGGCACCAGCTGATCGCCGTGCAGGACGCCGTGATGTTGCACGGTCCGATACCGGCCGGCGATTCGGAGTCCGCCGACTCCACCAACGAGGATGTCGGCAGCCGTACCGGTTCCGGCTACGACGCCACCGACGAGTCCACGGACTCCGACCTGCCCGCGCTGCCCTTGACCATCGCCGATTGGCAGCGGGCCTCCGGTGAGGTGGTAGCGGGCCTGCTGAAACTCTGGGAGGGCCAGAGCGCCGACGCCCACGCCATCGGTCGCGCCCAGGGCACCGATACCGCCAACCGCTCGCTGGCCGGCGGCGCCGCGGTGCTGCTCATCACCGGTCTGGCCTTCCTCGCCGCCCTCCTGCTGGCGAACCGCTTCATCGGCCGGATGCGCCACCTGCGCGACGACACCCTGGAACTCGCCGACCAGCGGCTGCCCGACATCATGCAGCGCCTCGATCGGGGCGAGAAGGTCGATTCGGCCGCCGAGGTGGCCCGGCTGGACTTCGGCACCGACGAACTCGGCGAAGTGGCCGACGCGTTCAACCGGGCCCAGGTCGCCGCCGTCTCCGCAGCGGTGGCCGAAGCCCGGACGCGGGCCGGTTTCCATACCGTTTTCCTCAATATCGCCCACCGCAACCAGCTCGCCGTGCACCGCCAGCTCGCCCTGCTGGACAAGGCCGAACGGCAAGAAGAGAACGCCGACCAGCTCGAACTGCTCTTCCAGCTCGACCATCTCGCCACCCGCGCCCGGCGCCACGCCGAGAACCTGATCGTCCTCGGCGGCGAGCAGTCGGGCCGGCGCTGGCGCAACCCGGTCCCGCTGTGGGAACTCATCCGCGGCGCGGTCGCGGAAAGCCTGGACTACACCCGGATCCACACCGGACGCGTGCCCGATGTCCTCATCGCGGGCAAAGCCGTGGCCGACCTCATCCATCTGCTCGCGGAACTGATGGACAACGCCACCGCGTTCTCGCCGCCGGAATCCCAGGTCGAGGTTTCGGCGACGGTCGTCGGCAAAGGTGTGGCGGTCGAGGTCGCGGATCAGGGTCTGGGGATGACCGAGGAGGAGGTCGCCGCGCGCAACAGCCTGCTGGCCGAACCACCGGACTTCGGGGTCGCCGCGCTCACCGGTGATACCCGCCTCGGCCTGTTCGTGGTCGCCACGCTGGCCGCCCGCCACAATGTCACGGTGCGCTTGACCGATTCGGTCTACGGCGGGATCAAAGCCATCGCGGTGATTCCGACCGCGCTCATCGAATCCGGCGGTCCGGAGCGTTCCGCGCGGCCGGCCCTCGAACCCACCGCGGCGCCGGCATCGGTGAGCCCCGGCGCGTCCGCCGGCCACAACGCCGAACCCGCACCGCGTATATCCGCGGGTGCGCACCCGACGAGCGTGATCTCGACACCGCGGCCGGACGAAGGTCACCGCCCGGCGTTGCCACGCCGGCAGCGGCGATCCGCCGAAGCCGATACCGGAGTGATCCCGATCGTCGAGCTGCCGCCCTCCCGCACACCCGAGCAGGCCCGGAATCTGATGTCGGCCATCGAAGGCGGCACCCGGTCCGGTCGCCGCTCCGGCAACGGCTCCCCCACCACCGACCGCACTCGAGAAGAAGGCACCGATGACGACTCCTCCGCGCACTGA
- a CDS encoding roadblock/LC7 domain-containing protein: MTTPPRTDLSWLLEELVSGLPDAESAVLLSTDGLLMGHSARLDRTEAERFAAMASAFHSLARSAGSQFKAGGVCQTVVELDRAVLFITAAGGNACLALLASEAANMGMVAYEMNRTVQRVGSHLAVDSRPQRSGARQP, translated from the coding sequence ATGACGACTCCTCCGCGCACTGATCTGAGCTGGCTGCTGGAAGAACTGGTGAGCGGGTTGCCGGACGCCGAATCGGCGGTCCTGCTCTCCACCGACGGATTGTTGATGGGGCATTCGGCACGGCTCGACCGGACCGAGGCCGAACGGTTCGCCGCGATGGCCTCGGCGTTCCACAGTCTGGCCCGGAGCGCGGGCAGCCAGTTCAAGGCCGGCGGCGTCTGTCAGACCGTGGTGGAACTCGATCGCGCGGTGCTGTTCATCACCGCTGCCGGGGGAAACGCCTGCTTGGCGCTGCTGGCTTCCGAAGCCGCCAACATGGGCATGGTCGCCTATGAGATGAACCGAACCGTGCAACGGGTCGGTAGCCATCTGGCTGTCGACTCGCGCCCGCAGCGCAGCGGTGCGAGACAGCCGTGA
- a CDS encoding DUF742 domain-containing protein, which translates to MTGPREPWEEEEAGPVARLYAMTGGRGRTARTELTLDTMVVDIGAGFAPRRTEPEYVDIVQFCRVPQSVAEVSAQFRVPLAMTKVLVGDLIDDGRLVVRAPVETSDATPDLGLLQTIANSLRGG; encoded by the coding sequence GTGACCGGACCGCGCGAACCCTGGGAAGAAGAGGAAGCCGGTCCGGTCGCACGGCTGTACGCGATGACCGGCGGCCGGGGTCGCACCGCGCGAACCGAGCTCACCCTGGACACCATGGTGGTCGATATCGGGGCCGGGTTCGCCCCACGGCGTACCGAACCCGAATACGTCGACATCGTCCAGTTCTGCCGGGTGCCGCAATCGGTGGCGGAGGTATCGGCACAGTTCCGGGTCCCGCTCGCGATGACCAAGGTCCTCGTCGGCGATCTCATCGACGACGGCCGGCTGGTCGTACGAGCTCCGGTCGAGACCTCCGACGCCACACCCGATCTCGGTTTGTTGCAGACCATCGCGAACAGTCTGCGGGGAGGCTGA